A part of Amycolatopsis camponoti genomic DNA contains:
- the der gene encoding ribosome biogenesis GTPase Der: protein MEELDSVGEVDGTWSDETEFARLDAQIDAAEAAEEAALAQPVLAVVGRPNVGKSTLVNRIIGRREAVVQDVPGVTRDRVAYDAYWGGRKFTLVDTGGWEPDATGLQASVAAQAELAMQTADAVLLVIDASVGATATDEAASKVLRRSKKPVLLVANKVDDDRLLADTASLWSLGLGEPHPVSALHGRSSGDLLDAILKTLPEAPREGVAATSGPRRVALVGKPNVGKSSLLNKLSGEERSVVDSVAGTTVDPVDSLVELDGETWRFIDTAGLRKRVNFAAGAEYYASLRTKTAIDAAEVAVVLLDAGEPISEQDLRVLTMVVEAGRACVLVFNKWDLVDEDRRHAMVRELERGLVRVPWAEKVNVSALTGRSVRKIAPALRTALASWDKRVPTGQLNAWLSDLIAATPPPVRGGKQPKVLFATQAGIRPPTLVLFTTGFLEAGYRRFIERKFRERFGFEGSPVRVNVRVREKNAKPKVGGKAARPAKTR, encoded by the coding sequence ATGGAAGAGTTGGACAGCGTCGGCGAAGTCGACGGCACTTGGTCGGACGAGACCGAGTTCGCCAGGCTCGACGCGCAGATCGACGCTGCGGAAGCGGCCGAGGAGGCGGCGCTCGCGCAGCCGGTGCTCGCCGTGGTCGGCCGGCCCAACGTGGGCAAGTCCACGCTGGTCAACCGCATCATCGGCCGCCGCGAAGCCGTGGTCCAGGACGTGCCGGGCGTCACCCGCGACCGCGTCGCCTACGACGCCTACTGGGGCGGGCGCAAGTTCACCCTGGTCGACACGGGCGGCTGGGAGCCGGACGCGACCGGGCTGCAGGCCTCCGTCGCCGCCCAGGCCGAGCTGGCCATGCAGACGGCCGACGCGGTCCTGCTGGTGATCGACGCCTCGGTCGGCGCCACGGCCACGGACGAAGCCGCGTCCAAGGTGCTGCGCCGCTCGAAGAAGCCGGTGCTGCTCGTGGCGAACAAGGTCGACGACGACCGGCTGCTCGCGGACACCGCGTCGCTGTGGTCGCTCGGCCTCGGCGAGCCGCACCCGGTCAGCGCGCTGCACGGCCGCAGCTCCGGCGACCTGCTCGACGCCATCCTCAAGACCCTGCCCGAGGCGCCGCGCGAGGGCGTCGCCGCGACGTCGGGCCCCCGGCGCGTCGCGCTGGTCGGCAAGCCGAACGTCGGCAAGTCGAGCCTGCTCAACAAGCTCTCCGGCGAGGAGCGCTCGGTCGTCGACTCGGTCGCGGGCACCACCGTCGACCCGGTCGACTCGCTGGTCGAGTTGGACGGCGAGACCTGGCGGTTCATCGACACGGCCGGCCTGCGCAAGCGCGTCAACTTCGCCGCCGGCGCCGAGTACTACGCCTCGCTGCGCACCAAGACCGCGATCGACGCGGCCGAGGTCGCGGTCGTGCTGCTGGACGCCGGCGAGCCCATCTCGGAGCAGGACCTGCGGGTGCTGACCATGGTCGTCGAGGCCGGGCGCGCCTGCGTGCTGGTGTTCAACAAGTGGGACCTGGTCGACGAGGACCGCCGGCACGCGATGGTCCGCGAGCTGGAGCGCGGCCTGGTCCGCGTGCCGTGGGCGGAGAAGGTCAACGTCTCGGCGCTGACCGGCCGTTCGGTGCGCAAGATCGCCCCGGCGCTGCGGACGGCGCTCGCGTCGTGGGACAAGCGGGTGCCGACCGGCCAGCTCAACGCCTGGCTGTCCGACCTGATCGCGGCCACCCCGCCGCCGGTCCGCGGCGGCAAGCAGCCGAAGGTGCTGTTCGCGACGCAGGCGGGCATCCGGCCGCCGACGCTGGTGCTGTTCACCACCGGCTTCCTCGAGGCGGGCTACCGCCGGTTCATCGAGCGCAAGTTCCGCGAGCGGTTCGGCTTCGAAGGCAGCCCCGTCCGGGTGAATGTGCGCGTCCGCGAAAAGAACGCGAAACCGAAGGTCGGCGGAAAAGCGGCCAGGCCCGCCAAAACCCGGTGA
- the cmk gene encoding (d)CMP kinase: MVALDGPSGTGKTTVARKLAQRLGAGYLDTGAMYRMVTLAVLRAGVDPADAVAVAGLADRTDFGIGTSPDRLEIRLAGEDVAADIRGPEVTKAVSPVSAVPHVRELLVARQRRIIDDVVEHRGGIVVEGRDIGTVVAPDSPLKVYLTASADVRASRRSTQDSAAGRKSSVADALASVERRDHLDSTRTASPLRPADDAVHVDTSELSIDQVIVALSELASHRGLLAGCNAEVAR; the protein is encoded by the coding sequence GTGGTCGCGCTGGACGGCCCGTCGGGGACCGGGAAGACCACCGTCGCGCGCAAGCTCGCCCAGCGCCTCGGCGCCGGCTACCTCGACACCGGTGCGATGTACCGGATGGTCACCCTCGCCGTGCTGCGCGCGGGGGTCGACCCGGCCGACGCGGTCGCCGTCGCCGGGCTGGCCGACAGGACCGACTTCGGCATCGGCACGAGCCCGGACCGGCTCGAGATCCGGCTGGCCGGCGAGGACGTCGCCGCCGACATCCGCGGTCCCGAGGTCACCAAGGCCGTCTCGCCCGTCTCCGCCGTGCCCCACGTGCGTGAGCTGCTGGTCGCCCGGCAGCGCCGGATCATCGACGACGTGGTCGAGCACCGCGGCGGGATCGTCGTCGAAGGCCGGGACATCGGCACCGTCGTCGCGCCGGACTCGCCGCTGAAGGTCTACCTGACCGCCTCGGCCGACGTCCGCGCGTCGCGGCGCAGCACCCAGGACAGCGCGGCCGGGCGGAAGTCGTCGGTCGCCGATGCCCTCGCGAGCGTCGAGCGCCGCGACCACCTCGACTCCACCCGCACCGCCTCGCCGCTGCGCCCGGCCGACGACGCCGTGCACGTCGACACCTCGGAACTGTCGATCGACCAGGTGATCGTCGCCCTCAGCGAACTGGCCAGCCACCGCGGCCTGCTGGCGGGGTGCAACGCCGAGGTCGCTCGATGA
- a CDS encoding lysophospholipid acyltransferase family protein, with product MFGRYHLRSAFRIRVHGRERMPATGPVVVIANHSSMIEPQLIFGMLPRRSAFLVKAELYDWLGGLAGKFLVAIGQIPVKRGEIDRKPLMTAVGVLKDGGVVGIFPEGTRGAGDVGAAERGAAWLVRASGATVLPVATRGTRKPADGKRRWRPRVDILVGEPFTPKVGPGKTGLDQGTEELRGELAALVKTLDDWRTENGFVTP from the coding sequence ATCTTCGGCCGGTACCATCTGCGTTCGGCCTTCCGCATCCGCGTGCACGGCCGCGAGCGGATGCCCGCCACCGGCCCGGTGGTGGTGATCGCCAACCACAGTTCGATGATCGAGCCGCAGCTGATCTTCGGAATGCTGCCGCGGCGTTCGGCGTTCTTGGTCAAGGCCGAGCTGTACGACTGGCTGGGTGGGCTCGCCGGGAAGTTCCTGGTGGCCATCGGGCAGATCCCGGTCAAGCGCGGCGAGATCGACCGCAAGCCGCTGATGACCGCGGTCGGCGTGCTCAAGGACGGCGGCGTCGTCGGGATCTTCCCCGAGGGCACCCGCGGTGCGGGGGACGTCGGCGCGGCCGAACGCGGCGCGGCCTGGCTGGTCCGGGCCTCCGGCGCGACCGTGCTCCCGGTCGCGACGCGGGGCACGCGCAAGCCCGCGGACGGCAAGCGGCGCTGGCGCCCGCGCGTGGACATCCTCGTGGGGGAGCCGTTCACGCCGAAGGTCGGACCCGGGAAGACCGGGCTCGACCAGGGCACCGAAGAGCTGCGCGGCGAGCTCGCGGCGCTCGTCAAGACTTTGGACGATTGGCGTACCGAAAACGGTTTCGTTACGCCATAA
- a CDS encoding Pls/PosA family non-ribosomal peptide synthetase, with protein MTVTIEPAESAAEITAPLACVAEVTHAPSATPVADRALFWSGLGAGERTLLDVLAATAERHPNAAAIDDGTTTLTYRALLEEIDAYGRRLRGYGVGLGDRVGIRISSGTAELYVAILATLSVGAAYVPVDADDPDERAELVFEEAQVAAVATDGKINVHSTPGGRAGVPGPADDAWIIFTSGSTGKPKGVAVSHASAAAFVDAEAEIFLTEEPIGPGDRVLAGLSVAFDASCEEMWLAWRHGACLVPAPRALVRTGVDLGPWLVAQGITVVSTVPTLAALWPADALEDVRLLIFGGEACPPELAERVAVEGREVWNTYGPTEATVVACAAQLTGEGPVRIGLPLAGWQLAVVNEDGQPVAMGDTGELVIGGAGLARYLDAEKDAEKFAPLPSLGWQRAYRSGDMVRAEAEGLLFLGRLDEQVKLGGRRIELGEVDAALQALPGVQGAAAAIRRTKAGNQVLVGYVVPTAGVPFNQDEAATRLREHLPAALVPLLAVVEDLPTRTSGKVDRNALPWPLSTVDAAAAGLSPTEAWLAEGWAEIIGVSVDDPKADFFTHGGGSLTAAQIVARIRTRHPQVSVADIYAHPKLGALAAMLDALSGQATERRDIAPTPRRAGVVQTVLTIPLMGLVGLRWATLAAALSNILALLGFAWAPTLNWAWIGLAWVVLFSPAGRIAIAAGGARVLLSGVRPGTYPRGGSVHLRLWTAEKLAEFSGADSVAGASWMTTYAKALGARIGKDVDLHSPPPVTGFLKLGRGAAIEPEVDLTGHWVDGDVVHIGKVRVGAEARIGARSTLFPGVRIGKGAEIAAGSTVRGAVPAGQRWAGSPAARVAKDERDALKWPASRPPRSHFWATVYGATSLLLGFLPGIAALAGVVVLGYAIAGAPTLLAAFVQALIFVPVATAAYFLAYMLLVLAGVRCLSIGMVEGYHPVHGRVAWQVWATERLMSMAREGLFPLYASLFTPVWLRLLGAKVGRNVEASTVLALPKMTKVDSGAFLADDTMVATYELGHGWLHVAPARIGKQAFLGNSGMTAPGRSVPKRGLVGVLSSTPLKAKKGSSYLGMPPLPVRRAIGDADTSRTYTPALHLKAARALVELCRIIPVMCGVALTVSVAFGLLWAASAFGFAVAALLAGPALLGAGIVAALTATVMKWLLVGKFREIDHPLWSSFVWRNELADTFVEALAVPWLIGSIGGTPLLPAWLRTMGVKIGRGVWLETYWLPEADLVELGDGATINRGCVVQTHLFHDRIMSMSRVVLGEGATLGPHGIVLPGAGIGARTTVGPGSLVTRGDEVPADTRWLGNPISAWTGK; from the coding sequence ATGACCGTCACGATCGAACCCGCCGAATCCGCCGCGGAGATCACCGCCCCGCTCGCCTGCGTCGCCGAAGTGACGCACGCCCCGTCGGCCACCCCGGTCGCCGACCGGGCCCTGTTCTGGTCCGGCCTCGGCGCCGGCGAGCGCACCCTGCTCGACGTCCTCGCCGCCACCGCCGAGCGGCACCCGAACGCCGCCGCGATCGACGACGGCACGACCACCCTGACCTACCGCGCGCTCCTCGAGGAGATCGACGCCTACGGCCGCCGCCTGCGCGGCTACGGCGTCGGCCTCGGCGACCGCGTCGGCATCCGGATCTCCTCCGGCACCGCCGAGCTGTACGTCGCGATCCTCGCCACCCTGTCCGTCGGCGCCGCCTACGTGCCGGTCGACGCGGACGACCCGGACGAGCGCGCCGAGCTGGTCTTCGAAGAGGCCCAGGTGGCCGCGGTGGCCACCGACGGCAAGATCAACGTCCACTCCACGCCGGGTGGGCGGGCCGGCGTCCCCGGCCCGGCCGACGACGCCTGGATCATCTTCACCTCCGGCTCCACCGGCAAGCCCAAGGGCGTCGCGGTGAGCCACGCGAGTGCCGCCGCGTTCGTCGACGCCGAGGCCGAGATCTTCCTCACCGAGGAACCGATCGGCCCGGGCGACCGCGTCCTGGCCGGCCTGAGCGTCGCCTTCGACGCCTCCTGCGAAGAGATGTGGCTGGCCTGGCGCCACGGCGCCTGCCTCGTGCCGGCGCCGCGCGCGCTGGTCCGCACCGGCGTCGACCTCGGCCCGTGGCTGGTCGCGCAGGGGATCACCGTCGTCTCGACCGTGCCGACGCTGGCCGCGCTGTGGCCCGCCGACGCTCTCGAAGACGTCCGCCTGCTCATCTTCGGCGGCGAAGCGTGCCCGCCGGAGCTGGCCGAGCGCGTCGCCGTCGAAGGCCGCGAAGTCTGGAACACCTACGGCCCCACCGAGGCCACCGTCGTCGCCTGCGCCGCGCAGCTGACCGGCGAGGGCCCGGTGCGGATCGGCCTGCCGCTGGCCGGCTGGCAGCTCGCCGTCGTGAACGAAGACGGGCAGCCGGTCGCCATGGGCGACACCGGTGAGCTCGTCATCGGCGGCGCCGGCCTGGCCCGCTACCTCGACGCCGAGAAGGACGCCGAGAAGTTCGCGCCGCTGCCGTCGCTGGGCTGGCAGCGCGCCTACCGCTCCGGTGACATGGTCCGCGCCGAAGCCGAGGGCCTGCTGTTCCTCGGCCGGCTCGACGAGCAGGTCAAGCTCGGCGGCCGCCGCATCGAGCTGGGCGAGGTCGACGCCGCGCTGCAGGCCCTGCCGGGTGTGCAGGGCGCGGCCGCCGCGATCCGCCGCACCAAGGCCGGCAACCAGGTCCTCGTCGGGTACGTCGTGCCCACCGCCGGAGTGCCCTTCAACCAGGACGAGGCCGCGACCCGGCTGCGCGAGCACCTGCCCGCCGCGCTGGTGCCGCTGCTCGCCGTCGTCGAGGACCTGCCGACCCGCACCTCCGGCAAGGTCGACCGCAACGCCCTCCCGTGGCCACTGTCCACAGTGGACGCCGCGGCGGCCGGGCTGTCGCCGACCGAGGCGTGGCTCGCCGAAGGCTGGGCCGAGATCATCGGCGTGTCGGTCGACGACCCGAAGGCCGACTTCTTCACCCACGGCGGCGGGAGCCTGACCGCCGCCCAGATCGTCGCGCGCATCCGCACCCGGCACCCGCAGGTGTCGGTCGCCGACATCTACGCCCACCCCAAGCTGGGCGCCTTGGCCGCGATGCTGGACGCGCTCAGCGGCCAGGCCACCGAACGCCGCGACATCGCGCCGACCCCGCGTCGCGCGGGCGTCGTCCAGACGGTGCTGACGATTCCGCTGATGGGTCTCGTCGGCCTGCGCTGGGCGACGCTGGCGGCCGCGCTGTCGAACATCCTGGCGCTGCTCGGGTTCGCCTGGGCGCCGACGCTGAACTGGGCGTGGATCGGCCTGGCCTGGGTGGTGCTGTTCAGCCCCGCGGGCCGGATCGCGATCGCCGCCGGCGGTGCCCGCGTGCTGCTGTCGGGCGTGCGCCCGGGCACCTATCCCCGCGGCGGGAGTGTCCACTTGCGACTGTGGACGGCCGAGAAGCTCGCCGAGTTCAGCGGCGCGGACAGCGTCGCCGGCGCGTCCTGGATGACGACGTACGCCAAGGCGCTCGGCGCGCGGATCGGCAAGGACGTCGACCTGCACTCGCCGCCGCCGGTCACCGGCTTCCTCAAGCTGGGCCGCGGCGCGGCCATCGAGCCCGAGGTCGACCTGACCGGTCACTGGGTCGACGGCGACGTCGTGCACATCGGCAAGGTCCGCGTCGGCGCGGAAGCCCGCATCGGCGCGCGCAGCACGCTGTTCCCCGGCGTCCGCATCGGCAAGGGCGCGGAGATCGCGGCCGGCTCGACCGTCCGCGGCGCCGTCCCGGCCGGGCAGCGCTGGGCCGGTTCGCCGGCCGCGCGCGTGGCCAAGGACGAGCGTGACGCGCTGAAGTGGCCGGCCAGCCGGCCGCCGCGGTCGCACTTCTGGGCCACCGTCTACGGCGCGACGTCGCTGCTGCTCGGGTTCCTGCCCGGGATCGCCGCGCTGGCGGGCGTCGTGGTGCTCGGCTACGCGATCGCCGGGGCGCCGACGCTCCTGGCCGCGTTCGTCCAGGCGCTGATCTTCGTGCCGGTCGCGACGGCCGCGTACTTCCTCGCCTACATGCTGCTGGTGCTCGCCGGTGTCCGGTGCTTGAGCATCGGCATGGTCGAGGGCTACCACCCGGTGCACGGCCGCGTCGCGTGGCAGGTCTGGGCCACCGAACGGCTGATGAGCATGGCCCGCGAAGGCCTGTTCCCGTTGTACGCCAGCCTGTTCACGCCGGTGTGGCTGCGGCTGCTCGGCGCGAAGGTCGGCCGCAACGTCGAAGCGTCGACCGTCCTGGCGCTGCCGAAGATGACCAAGGTCGACAGCGGCGCGTTCCTGGCCGACGACACCATGGTCGCCACCTACGAGCTGGGCCACGGCTGGCTGCACGTCGCCCCGGCCCGGATCGGCAAGCAGGCGTTCCTCGGCAACTCGGGCATGACCGCACCCGGCCGTTCGGTGCCGAAGCGCGGGCTCGTGGGTGTGCTGTCCTCGACGCCGTTGAAGGCGAAGAAGGGCTCGTCGTACCTCGGGATGCCACCGCTGCCGGTGCGTCGCGCGATCGGCGACGCCGACACGAGCCGCACCTACACCCCGGCGCTGCACCTCAAGGCGGCGCGGGCGCTGGTCGAGCTGTGCCGGATCATCCCGGTCATGTGCGGGGTCGCGCTGACCGTCTCGGTCGCCTTCGGGCTGCTGTGGGCGGCGTCGGCGTTCGGCTTCGCGGTCGCCGCGCTGCTGGCCGGGCCCGCCCTGCTGGGCGCCGGGATCGTCGCGGCGCTGACCGCGACGGTCATGAAGTGGCTGCTGGTCGGGAAGTTCCGCGAGATCGACCACCCGCTGTGGAGCTCCTTCGTCTGGCGCAACGAGCTGGCCGACACCTTCGTCGAGGCGCTCGCGGTGCCGTGGCTGATCGGCTCGATCGGCGGCACGCCGCTGCTGCCGGCCTGGCTGCGCACGATGGGCGTCAAGATCGGCCGCGGCGTGTGGCTCGAGACGTACTGGCTGCCCGAGGCCGACCTCGTCGAGCTCGGCGACGGCGCGACCATCAACCGCGGCTGCGTCGTGCAGACGCACCTGTTCCACGACCGGATCATGAGCATGTCGCGGGTGGTGCTCGGCGAAGGTGCGACGCTCGGCCCGCACGGCATCGTGCTGCCGGGTGCCGGCATCGGCGCGCGCACCACGGTCGGCCCGGGGTCGCTGGTGACCCGCGGCGACGAGGTGCCGGCCGACACGCGCTGGCTCGGCAACCCGATCTCGGCGTGGACGGGCAAGTAA